The genomic window CGTGGCGGCGACGTCGAGGGTGGAGAGAACGCGCTCGACGGCCTGCGCCTGCTCGTCATGGCGGGGATCGCTGGCGTCGACGACGTGGAGCAGGAGGTCGGCGTCCTCCAGCTCTTCCAGCGTGGCGCGGAACGCCGCCACCAGATCCTTCGGGAGATCGCGGATGAACCCGACCGTGTCGGTGATGATCACCTCGCGGTCGCGGGGAAAGCGCAACCTCCGCGAGGTCGGATCCAGAGTGGCGAAGAGCTTGTTTTCGGCGAGGACCGCCGAATCGGTGAGCGCATTGAGCAGCGTGCTCTTTCCCGCGTTGGTATAGCCGACGATGGAGATCACCGGGACCCCGGTACGGTTGCGCTGGCGGCGCCGCGTCGCGCGGTCTCCGGAGAGACGGTCGATGCGCGATTCCAGCGCGGAGATCCGCTCGCGTACCCTGCGACGATCGATCTCCAGCTTCGTCTCGCCGGGTCCGCGACCCCCGATTCCACCGGCGAGGCGCGAGAGCGAGTCGTCCCTTCCGACCAGCCGCGGCAGCAGGTACTTGAGCTGCGCCAGTTCCACCTGCAACTTGCCGTCGGCGCTTTGCGCTCGCTGCGCGAAGATGTCGAGGATGAGCTGCGTCCGATCGAGAATGCGCAGCGAGGTGGCCTCGCCGATGTGGCGCGCCTGCGAGGGAGTCAGATTCCGATCGAACACGAGCAGGTCGGCTCCGAGCGCCATCGAGCGCACCAGGATCTCCTGCAGCTTGCCTTCGCCGATCAGCGTGCGGGGATCGATCTCGCGGCGCGCCTGCAGGATCACGTCGAGCACCTGCACGTCCGCGGTGCGCGCCAGCTCCTGGAGCTCTTGCAGCGAAGCCTCCGCCGCCGTCCGATCGCCGGTATGGACGCCGACGAGAATGGCGCGCCCGGCGACGCCGACGGCGCGGACCGGAGCGACGCGAGCCATCTCCTGCTCCAGCGCTGCGATCTGCCCCTGCGCGTCGAACTCCAGCTCGTAGAGGCTGGGAGCCTCGGCCAGGTTGTACAGGTCGCCCGACGTGTTCCACGGCATCAGCGTCGCGACGTAGATCTTGCCCGGGAGGCCGTCCTCGCTGGCGACGATGGCCGCGACGGCGTCCAGCCGCAGCAGCACGAGGTCCGTCAGGTCGTCCCGGGTAAGCGGCTCGTCCTTGAGGTGCGTGTGCACCAGGCGCAGGCCACGGAGGCGCGCATGGCCGGCGCGGGCGCGGCCGATGTCCGGCAGCACGAGCTGGCGCGCGTCTCCCACGATCACATGCTCCACCTCACCCCGGCGGTTGATGAGCACGCCGAGCTGTCTGCCGATTTCTCTCGACAATTCGGTGAGATGGCGGGCCAGTTCGGGGGAAACAAGCTCGCGCTGCTGGACCCGCCGGCGGCGGGTGGCGAGCAGGCGCTTGCTGTGGCTGGCCTTGAGTCCGGCTGTGTTTCCGAAAAGAGCGTCCTTCACTGGAGCCTCGTATGTAACACGCGCGAGCCTTTGCTACATTTGGACAGACGAGCCTGATGACCAACTCCCTCCGCTCCTCTTTCGCGCGCTGCCGAAGGCCGGTGATCAAGATCGGCTCGGCGGTGCTCGCCGGGGCGGCCGGGAAAGCAGGCCCCCCATCGCTGGACCGACAGAAGTTCGCGCGCCTCTGCGACGATCTGGCGGCCGTTGCCCAGGGCCGCACGCCCGTCGTCGTCTCCAGCGGCGCCGTTGCGCTCGGTGTCGAGCGGCTGGAGCTGAAGCAGCGGCCACAAGAGATGGCGCTCAAGCAGGCAGCGGCGGCGGCCGGCCAGAGCCGGCTGATGCGACTCTACGACGACGAATTGGAACGGCGTGGACTGCAGTGCGCGCAGGTCCTCCTCACGCACGCCGACATCGCGGACCGGGGCCGGTACCTGAACGCGCGGCGCGCGCTGGCCGAGCTGCTCTCGCGCAACGTCGTCCCGGTGATCAACGAGAACGACACGGTCAGCGTGGAGGAGATCAAGTTCGGTGACAACGACGCCCTGGCGGCGATGGTCGTCGACCTGGTCGAGGCCGATCTGCTGGTCATCCTCACGGACGCCGGCGGCGTCTACACCTCCGATCCACGGCTGGACGCCAAGGCGGAGCGCATTTCGCATCTGGAGCGCATCAGCGCCGCAGAGGAGGCGCTGGCAGGCGATCCCGGCACGGGTCTGGGCAGCGGCGGCATGCTGACCAAGCTGCGCGCCGCGCGTCGGGCGTCGGAAGCCGGCATCCCCTGCGCCATCGTCCCCGGCGAGCCTGGCATCCTGACGAAGCTGCTCGCCGGAGAAGACGTCGGCACTGTCGTCTCCGCGCAAGGGGAGCGCCGCCGGTTGCGCAAGCGCTGGATGCTCGACCTCAAGGCGCGCGGCGAGCTGCGCGTCGACGACGGCGCCCGGGCGGCGGTGATCGAGCGGAAGAAGAGCCTGCTGCCGTCGGGAGTCCGGGAGGTACGCGGCACCTTCGCCTCCGGTGACCCGGTGGAGATCTCCACGCTCGACGGCACGCCGTTTGCGCGCGGACTCGCGGTGTACTCGGCCGACGAGGTGAGGCGCATCGTCGGCCGCAGGAGCGCGGAGATCGAAGCGGCGCTCGGATACCGCCTGCTCGACTGCGTCGTGCACCGCGACGACCTGGTGGTGACGCAGTGAGCGCGGAGCGGAAGCTCGCCGCTCTCGAGCTCGCCCACCGTGCAAAAATCGCGGCGCGCGACCTGCTTCGCCGCGACCGGCGCAAGCTGGTGCTCGAGGCGGCGGATGCCCTGGAAGCGCGCGCTCCGGACATCCTCGGGGCGAACGAGGTGGACGTGGCGCGGGCGTCGACCCAGCCGGCGGCGTTCGTCGACCGCCTTCGGCTGGACCCGAAACGACTGCGGGCCATGGCCAGCGCGATGCGCGAGGTCGCCGCGTTGCCCGACCCCGTGGGCGAGATCGTCGAGTCGCAGACCCGTCCGAACGGCCTGCGCGTCGAGCGCGTCCGTGCACCGCTCGGGGTGATCCTGATGATCTACGAATCGCGGCCGAACGTGACCGCGGAGGCGGCGGCGCTGTGCCTGCGCAGCGGAAATGCGTCGCTCCTCCGCGGCGGCTCCGAAGCGCTGCAGACGAACGCGGCGATCACTGGGTGTTTTCCCGAGGACGCGGTGCAGCTGGTGCCACCTGATCGCATGCTCCTCGACGAGCTGCTGCAGCTCGACGAGCACATCGATCTCTGCATTCCGCGGGGCGGCCCTTCTCTGATCCGCTTCGTCGCCGAGCGCGCCCGGGTCCCCGTCATCAAGCACTACCAGGGCGTCTGTCACCTGTATGTGGCTCCGGATGCAGATCTCCAGATGGCGACGAACATCGCCGTCAATGCCAAGGCGCAGCGGCCCGGAGTCTGCAACGCGCTCGAGTGCCTGCTGGTGGACGCGCGAATCGCGGGCGAAGCGCTGCCGCGGATGTCGGCGGCGCTCCGGGACGCCGGCGTCGAGCTGCGGTGCGACGAGCGCGCGCTGCCCTTGGTGAAGGGCGGCATCGCGGCCATGGCCGACGACTTCGGACGCGAGTTCCTCGATCTGAAGCTCGCGGTGGCCGTCGTGGACGACATCGATGAAGCGCTGCGGCACGTCGCACGTTACGGGAGCCGGCATACGGAGGCGATCGTCACGCGGGACCCGCGGCTTGCGGAGCGGTTCCTGAATGAAGTCGACGCCAGCTGCGTTCTCTGGAACGCGAGCACGCGCTTCAACGACGGCGGCGAGCTGGGCCTCGGCGCCGAGATCGGCATCAGTACCAGCAAGCTGCACGCGTACGGTCCGATGGGCCTGAGGGAGCTCACCTCCACGCGCTACGTGGTCCGGGGAGACGGTCAGGTCCGTTCATGAACAAGGGAGGAAGCAAGAGGATGAGAAGCCCCACGCAGATCGCGTTGTCCCGCCAGCAAGCAGGTCCCGAACGCGCCGCGGCCAGAGCGGCCGCACGCGTAGACGAAGAGTCGCAGCGAACCGCCGTGGCTGCCGCCCGCGCCGCCTTGGAAAAGAAGGCGGAGGACGTGGTGGTGCTCGACCTGCGGGGGGTGTCCGGATACACGGACTTTCTCGTCATCGGCAGCGGCGGCAGCGATCGGCAGCTCGAGGCCATCGCCGAGAGCGTCGAGAAGGAGCTGACCACGAACGGGCACCGCGTGATCGGCAGCGAAGGGCAGCGGGGGGGCCGCTGGGTGCTGCTCGACTTCGGCGACGTGGTGGTGCACGTCTTCCACGGGGACGAGCGGGCCCACTACGATCTGGAAGGGCTCTGGGCCGACGCTCCACGCATCGAGGTGGAGTGAAGATCCGGGTGCTCTCGGTGGGCAAGGACAAAGGGCCCACCGCGGAGCTGGCAGAAGAGTACGCGGGGCGGATCCGCCGCTCCGCCGAGCTGACGCTGTTGGAGCTGCGCGCCGAAGGGCCCGAGCGCGAGGCCGGAACCCTGCTCGGCAAGATCCGCGGAGAGCTGTGGGTGCTCGACGAGCGAGGGACGCTGCTCGGCTCGACACAGCTTTCACAGCGGCTGGAAAAGCTGCGCGATACCGCGCAGGAGCTGACCCTGTGCATCGGCGGCGACGAAGGCCTGGCCTCGCGGGTCCGAGAAGAGGCGCATTTCGTCTGGAGCCTCTCGCCGCTGACGCTGCCGCATCGGCTGGCGCGCGTGATCGTGCTCGAGCAGCTCTACCGCGCATTCGAGATCCTGCGCGGAGCGCCGTACCACAAGTGAGCGCTCCTTGCGCGATGCGAGGTCGCTGTGTAGAAGCGCGGCCCATGCCCACCCTCGTCCTCGTGCGCCATGGCCAGTCGCTCTGGAACCTCGAGAACCGGTTCACGGGCTGGGTGGACGTGCCGCTGACGGAGAAGGGCGAAACGGAAGCGCGCCGCGCGGGCGAGCTCCTGAAGGGGTTCCGATTCGACCTCGCCTATACCTCCGTGCTCTCGCGCGCGGAGGAGACCCTGCGCATCATCCTGGAGACCATGGGCGCGCGGATGCCGATCATTCGCGACCAGGCGCTCAACGAGCGCCACTACGGCGACCTGCAGGGCCTGAACAAGGAGGACACCGCGAAGCGGTACGGCGCCGCGCAGGTGAAGCTCTGGCGCCGCTCGTACGACGTGCCGCCTCCGAACGGCGAGTCCCTGGAGCTGACCGCGAAACGGACGCTGCCCTTCTTCGACCGCTGCATCGCGGGCGACCTGCGGCTGGGAAAGAACGTGCTGGTGGTCGCGCACGGCAACTCGAACCGCAGCATCGTGATGCAGCTCGACCGGCTCACCGGCGAGCAGGTGATCGCGCTCGAGCTCGCGACCGGCGCTCCTCTCGTGTACGAGATGGCGCAGGACGGCACGACCGTGCAGTCGAAGCGCATCCTCGGCTGAACCTCCGTGGCGCCGCCCTGGGAAGCGCTGGCGCGCGGAGCGGACCTCTTCAACCGCGGGCTGCATTGGGAAGCGCACGAGGCGTGGGAAGAGCTGTGGCTGGCGCTCGACGACGAGCCGAGGCTGTTCGTCCAAGGACTCATCCAGGTGGCCGCCGCGGGGCACAAGGCGTTCGTGCAGCGCCAGCCGCGCGGGTGCGTGAAGCTCCTCACCACGGCGCTGGACAAGCTCGAGGCGGCGCCGCCGGACTTCCTCGGCGTCGAGACTCGCGGTTTTCTCGGCGCTCTCCGTCGGATGCTGACGGAGGCGGAGCGCTGGAGGGCCGGAGAGGTCGCCGACCTGCACCGCAGCCTCATGCCCCCCGTCGTCTTGCTGCGTCCACCTCCGCCGGCCCAGAAAAAATAGATTCAAAAAAATTTGGCCCGCCCAGTGCACTGACGCTCACCCGACCGGGGGTGGCGGGAACGGTGTCCATTTCGCTGCGGCTTCGGCGCATTGCGCTCGGAGTCCTGGATCTCGTGTTCCCCGCGCGCTGCGCGGCCTGCGACGCACCTGGCGACTCGCCGTTCTGCGCCCTCTGCGCGGAGACGCTGATCCCGGTGCCGGCGGGATGCCCCGTTTGCGGAGTTCCCCAGGACGAATCGCTGCTTCCGGCTCTCAAGCCGCGCCGGTGCCCGCATTGCCGCGCTTGTCCGCCACGATTCGTGCTTGCCGGCGCACCGTACTTGCACGGTGGAGCCCTGGCGGAAGCGATCTATCGGCTGAAGTACCAGAGACGCGAGGATCTCGGATCGGCGCTGGGCGTCCTGTTCGAGGCCTGCGCAGTGCCAAAGTCGGACGTGCTGGTGCCCATCCCGCTGCATCCGCGCCGGCTGCGGCAGCGCGGGTACGACCAGGCGCGTCTGCTCGCCGATGGCGCCTCGAAGCGGTTCCACCTTCCGGTCGCGCCGCTGCTGCGGCGGGTACGCGAGACGGGGCAACAGGTCGGACGCGACCGCACAGCGCGAGAGCGGAGCGTTCGCGGCGCCTTCGCCGCGAAGGGGGACGTCCTCGGCGCGCGCGTCTGCCTCATCGACGACGTGCTCACGACCGGTGCGACAGCGTCTGCGGCGGCGGGCGCCCTGCTCGACGCCGGCGCGGCGCGGGTAGAGGTGCGCACGCTCGCGCGCGCTCCGTAGGAGTGAACGGCCGCATGCCCGAAGGATTGGCGGACGGGCCCTTGACGCGTTACAGCACGATTTGGCGGACCCTTGGAATGAGGCTAGCCGACCCACCGTTGCTTCGGGGTGGGTGGGCTCGCTTCGCTCGCCCCTCGGGAGCCCGAACGCATGCACAGCCTTCTTCTCGCCGCCGCGCTCGCCCTCGTCGCCCCGCTCGACGAGAGCACACCTGCGCTCCAGGCTCGCGTGCTTTCGGGGCTGGATCGGCCGCAGGCGGTCGCCGACCTCTACCGCCTCTACGAGCGGCGCGAGGAAAGGGGAGATCAGAGCGCGCTCCTGCTGACGCTGGAAAAAGCGTCCACATCGCCCAAGGCGCGCGCAGACGTGCGCGCGCTCGCCGCGGAGATGCTGGGCGAGCTGGCGATCGCACGGGGACAGCTTCCCCGCGCGACCGCGCTGTTCGACGGTGTCGCGCCAATCCGGACCTGGAGCGTCATCGGTCCGTTCGAGAACGACGGGCGCAGCGGCCTGACGACGGCATACCCGCCGGAGAAGGAAGGCTTCGACCCGAAGGCGGTCTACCGGGGCAAGGAGCACGACGTGGCCTGGCGCGCCCTCGCCAGGGGTCACGCTCCTTACGGATTCGTCGACCTCTCCGCCGCCGTGTACCCGCGGTCCGACGTGGCCGTGTATGCCGCGACCGTGCTTCGCTCGGCGCAGGCGCAGGGGGTGCTCTTCCACCTCGGCGCTAGCGGCGCGACGCGTGTCTGGCTCAACGGCAAGCTCGTCCACGAGGACGCGGCCGTTCACCCCTCGCGCTTCGATCAGAAGACGTTCTCCGCCGAGCTGAACGCCGGAGACAACTTCCTTCTGGTGAAAGTCGCGCACAACCACGGGCGTCTCGGCTTCTCGCTGCGGGTGGCGGATGGGAAGGACGCGCCCCTCGTCTCCCTGGCGCGCGACGCCCGGTCGCCGGAGTCGAAAGCGATCGCTTTCGCCGCGGCGTCCGAAGCCGGGCGGAAGCGTGCAACGCCCGCGAACAAGCCCGCGGACGCGTTCGACGAGCTGCGCAAGGCCGCGGCCCTGCATCCACGCGACGCCCGTGCGCAGGAGGACCTCGCCATCGCCCTCCAGTGGCGCCAGCCGACCGACGAAACGGAGCGCATGCCGCTGCGTGCGATGGAGCGCGTCATGGACGTCGCGTCCACGGACCCGGAAGCGGCGCTTCGATTCGCCCGCCTCGAGGATCGCGACGCCAACAAGCGCCGCGCGGCGCTGGAGACGGCGTTGGCAGCCCACCCGGACAACGCCGCGCTTCTCGACGCACTCGCCAATTACCGGCTCGATCGCGGCGAAGGCTGGGCGGCGCTGGAGCTGGCGCGCAAGGCGCGCGCGTCCGCTCCGCAGTCGATCGATCCCATGCTGACCGAAGCTCGGGCGCTCGACGGCGTCGGCCTCTCCGCGCGCGCATCGCTGCTTCGCATCGAGACGGCGAAGGTACGGCCCGATCTGGCTCGCGCCCGTCGCGCCGCTGCCGGAGCGTACCGGCGGCTCGGCCGCAGCGAAGACGCCGCCACGGAGCTGAAGCAGGCGCTGGCACTGCGATTCGACGACGCGGAAGCGCGCGGAGACCTGGTCTCGCTGGCGCTCGACCGCGGCGAGCTGAACGATGCACTGAAGCTCCTGGGCGAGACGCTCGCCATCGAACCCGCCACGCTGTATCCGCGCCTGCGCGCTGCCGAGCTGCTCTCCGAGAACGGGCGCGCAAACGAGGCGAGCAAGGCGTATGCGCAGGCGATCACGCTCGCGCCGGACGATCCCGAGCCGCACGAGCAGCTCGGCCGCCACCGCCTGCGGCTGAAGGACGACTCGGGCGCGCTGGCCGCGTTCACCCGCGCGCTTTCGCTGCGGCCCCAGAACCCGGCGCTGCGCGAGCTGGTCCGGTCCGTGCGTCCCGAGGAGCAGTACGCGGCGGCCTACTTGTACGACGCGAAGGAGCTGGCGAAGCTGAAGCCGCTCGCAGGCGAGGACGTGGAAGTGCTGGCGGACCTCTCGGTGGTGAAGGTGTTCGCGAACGGGCTCTCCTCGCGCACGCGCCAGCTCATCCTGCGGGGCAGTACTCGCCTGATCGGCAGGTGGTGAAGGTCGAGCGCGCGCGCATCTATCGCAAGGACGGCAGCGTCCTGGAGAGCAAGTCGGAAGGGGAGCGCAATCTCTCCGAGCCCTGGTACGGGCTCTACTACGATCTCCGGGCCCGCGTGGTCGGGTTCTCCCAGCTCGAGCCGGGTGACGTGCTGGAGCTGATCACGCGCACCGACGATTCCGGCTCGAACTTCTTCGCCGACTACTTCGGCGATTTCTCCTATCTGCAGTCGACGCAGACGCGCCGCGTCTCGGATTACGTCCTGCTCGGTCCGCCGGGGCGCACCTTCTACGCAAGCGCGACGCCGCTGAAGGGCCTGGTCCACGGCGAGGGAAGGTCGGCGGATGGCGGCAGCTGGCGTCGATGGACGGCGCGGGACGTGCCCAAGCTCGTTCCCGAGCCGTCGATGCCTGGATACAGCGAGATGCTCGCGTACGTTCACGTCTCCACCTACAAGACCTGGGAGGACGTGGGCCGCTTCTACTGGGGCCTGGTCAAGGACCAGCTGCGCGTCACCGACGACGTTCGCGCAGCGGCGCAGGAAGCGGTGAAGGGAATTCCGGACGGCGACGAAGCGGCGCGCATCCGCGCCGTATACGACTTCGTCGTCTCGCGTACCCGGTACGTCGGCCTCGAGTTCGGAATCAATTCCTTCAAGCCCTACCCGGTGGAGACGATCCTCGCCCGCCGCTTCGGCGACTGCAAGGACAAGGCCTCGCTGATGCACGCGATGCTCGAGTCGCTGGGCATCGACTCGCGGCTGACATTGCTGCGGATGAAGCGTCTCGGCGGCATCGACGAGGCGCCCGCGTCCCTGGCGGTGTTCAATCACGCCATCCTCTACGTCCCCAGGCACCACCTGTTCCTCGACGGAACGGCTGAGTTCCACGGGTCCGGCGAGTTGCCGGGCGACGACCGCGGGGCGGAGGTGCTGGTGGTGGAGCCCGAGGGCGGGTCGAAATTCTTCCGCACCCCTGACGCGACCCCCGCGGACAATTTCGACGAGACGCGGATCTCGGCCCACCTCCGTCCCGACGGAAGCGCAGCGGTCGAGGTCAAGGCGAGCGCCCGCGGCGCCTGGACGGCGGAGCTGCGGCGCGTGTTCGAGCCCGCCGACGAGCGCCAGGCGCGGGCGCAGGAACAGCTCGCGCGCGCCGCGTTCCCGAACGTCAAGGTGACGGCGGTGTCCGTATCCGATCCCCACGACATCGAAAAGCCGTTCGAGACCCAGATCACAGCAACCGCCACGGGCTTTGCCTATCCGAAGGGCGACGGCCTGCAGTTCGGGCCCTTCGGACACCGCCAGAGCTTCGTCGAGACCTACGCACAGCTCTCGAAGCGGTTGCTTCCCCAGCGCCTCCCGCTGGCGCAGCGCACGGTGGTCGAGTCCGAGGTCGAGCTGCCCGCGGGATGGACGGCGACGATGCCGGAAGGCGCGCGGGAGACTGGGCCGCAAGGCTCGTACGAGATCGCCTTCACCCGCGAGCAGGGAAGGGTCGTCGCGCGCCTGACGCTGACGTTGAACGGCGGCGTCCTGCAGCCGGCGGACTATGCGCGGTTCCGCGCGTTCCTCGGGCGGCTCGACGATGCGCTGCAGCGGCGCGTGGAGGCGACGCCGCCGGCGCAGACGGCTGCGCGTTGATGCGAACGGAAGTCTTCGCGGTCCTGCTTGTCGCGGGCTGCGCCTCGGGCGCCCGTCGCGCCGAGCCTCCTCGCTGGAATCCGGACGATGCGCGGCGCAGGCTCGAGCAGGCGGAGACCGCGGCGCAGAAGGACCCGTCCCAGCTCGCCCGCGCAGGATGGCTGCGTTACTTGACAGCCTCGGACGCCAGCGGTGCGCTCCGGGAGCTGGAGCCGGCGTCACGAACGGGAACCCCGGCCCAGCGCGCGCTCGCCCTGGCGGGACTTGGAGAGATTGCGGAAGACCGCATCGACTCGCTGACCGCCACGCGATCGTTCGTCGCCGCGCTGCAGGCCGCTCCGACCGATCCCGTTGCCGAGCTCGCCGCAGTGCGCCTCCTCGATCTGGAGGGCGACTCGCCTCAGGTCGACAACCTCATCTCTGAGGCGGCGCGCGCGCTGAAAGCGCCCGTTGCCCCGCGGGCGGCGCGGCTCGTCAGGGAGGCCGCGGCTCGGATCGCCGCGAGGCGAGCCGCACTTGCGGCCGGCCCCGCGATCGAGGTGGCTGCCTGGCGGGCCGTGGGAACCGTGCAGCGATGGCGGGTCGGAGGTCCGTTCGCCGCGCTCCGCCTGTTCGATCTGCGCCAGACGCTCGCGCTCGATGGGCGCGTCGCTGCCACAGTCGCGATGAATGATCGAGCGCTCGAGTTTCCGGACGGCGACGCAGGTCTCGACTTCGAGCCGGCCGAGGGTGACGTCTTCTATGCGGCGAGCGAGATCGCTCTGGAGCGCGGAGGAGAGTACCTGCTCTGGGTGGAAGGCGCCGCGGCGCTGGAGGCCCGGCTCGACGGCGCCGTGGTGATCGCCCGGGTTCCCTATCCGATGGAGAGCCCACGCGCGCAGACGGCGGCCGTGCGCCTCGCGCCGGGCAGCCATCACCTGCTGGTCCGCTGGAGCCGCGCC from Deltaproteobacteria bacterium includes these protein-coding regions:
- the hflX gene encoding GTPase HflX translates to MKDALFGNTAGLKASHSKRLLATRRRRVQQRELVSPELARHLTELSREIGRQLGVLINRRGEVEHVIVGDARQLVLPDIGRARAGHARLRGLRLVHTHLKDEPLTRDDLTDLVLLRLDAVAAIVASEDGLPGKIYVATLMPWNTSGDLYNLAEAPSLYELEFDAQGQIAALEQEMARVAPVRAVGVAGRAILVGVHTGDRTAAEASLQELQELARTADVQVLDVILQARREIDPRTLIGEGKLQEILVRSMALGADLLVFDRNLTPSQARHIGEATSLRILDRTQLILDIFAQRAQSADGKLQVELAQLKYLLPRLVGRDDSLSRLAGGIGGRGPGETKLEIDRRRVRERISALESRIDRLSGDRATRRRQRNRTGVPVISIVGYTNAGKSTLLNALTDSAVLAENKLFATLDPTSRRLRFPRDREVIITDTVGFIRDLPKDLVAAFRATLEELEDADLLLHVVDASDPRHDEQAQAVERVLSTLDVAATPRLLVYNKADRAPEAAATLALRDDGVAVSSTKRRGFGELLERCEDILWKRGKVLAPGREPEFARPRY
- a CDS encoding 23S rRNA (pseudouridine(1915)-N(3))-methyltransferase RlmH, which translates into the protein MKIRVLSVGKDKGPTAELAEEYAGRIRRSAELTLLELRAEGPEREAGTLLGKIRGELWVLDERGTLLGSTQLSQRLEKLRDTAQELTLCIGGDEGLASRVREEAHFVWSLSPLTLPHRLARVIVLEQLYRAFEILRGAPYHK
- a CDS encoding glutamate-5-semialdehyde dehydrogenase — its product is MSAERKLAALELAHRAKIAARDLLRRDRRKLVLEAADALEARAPDILGANEVDVARASTQPAAFVDRLRLDPKRLRAMASAMREVAALPDPVGEIVESQTRPNGLRVERVRAPLGVILMIYESRPNVTAEAAALCLRSGNASLLRGGSEALQTNAAITGCFPEDAVQLVPPDRMLLDELLQLDEHIDLCIPRGGPSLIRFVAERARVPVIKHYQGVCHLYVAPDADLQMATNIAVNAKAQRPGVCNALECLLVDARIAGEALPRMSAALRDAGVELRCDERALPLVKGGIAAMADDFGREFLDLKLAVAVVDDIDEALRHVARYGSRHTEAIVTRDPRLAERFLNEVDASCVLWNASTRFNDGGELGLGAEIGISTSKLHAYGPMGLRELTSTRYVVRGDGQVRS
- a CDS encoding tetratricopeptide repeat protein, translating into MHSLLLAAALALVAPLDESTPALQARVLSGLDRPQAVADLYRLYERREERGDQSALLLTLEKASTSPKARADVRALAAEMLGELAIARGQLPRATALFDGVAPIRTWSVIGPFENDGRSGLTTAYPPEKEGFDPKAVYRGKEHDVAWRALARGHAPYGFVDLSAAVYPRSDVAVYAATVLRSAQAQGVLFHLGASGATRVWLNGKLVHEDAAVHPSRFDQKTFSAELNAGDNFLLVKVAHNHGRLGFSLRVADGKDAPLVSLARDARSPESKAIAFAAASEAGRKRATPANKPADAFDELRKAAALHPRDARAQEDLAIALQWRQPTDETERMPLRAMERVMDVASTDPEAALRFARLEDRDANKRRAALETALAAHPDNAALLDALANYRLDRGEGWAALELARKARASAPQSIDPMLTEARALDGVGLSARASLLRIETAKVRPDLARARRAAAGAYRRLGRSEDAATELKQALALRFDDAEARGDLVSLALDRGELNDALKLLGETLAIEPATLYPRLRAAELLSENGRANEASKAYAQAITLAPDDPEPHEQLGRHRLRLKDDSGALAAFTRALSLRPQNPALRELVRSVRPEEQYAAAYLYDAKELAKLKPLAGEDVEVLADLSVVKVFANGLSSRTRQLILRGSTRLIGRW
- a CDS encoding ComF family protein, with the protein product MAGTVSISLRLRRIALGVLDLVFPARCAACDAPGDSPFCALCAETLIPVPAGCPVCGVPQDESLLPALKPRRCPHCRACPPRFVLAGAPYLHGGALAEAIYRLKYQRREDLGSALGVLFEACAVPKSDVLVPIPLHPRRLRQRGYDQARLLADGASKRFHLPVAPLLRRVRETGQQVGRDRTARERSVRGAFAAKGDVLGARVCLIDDVLTTGATASAAAGALLDAGAARVEVRTLARAP
- a CDS encoding DUF309 domain-containing protein, with amino-acid sequence MARGADLFNRGLHWEAHEAWEELWLALDDEPRLFVQGLIQVAAAGHKAFVQRQPRGCVKLLTTALDKLEAAPPDFLGVETRGFLGALRRMLTEAERWRAGEVADLHRSLMPPVVLLRPPPPAQKK
- a CDS encoding DUF3857 domain-containing protein, with the protein product MVKVERARIYRKDGSVLESKSEGERNLSEPWYGLYYDLRARVVGFSQLEPGDVLELITRTDDSGSNFFADYFGDFSYLQSTQTRRVSDYVLLGPPGRTFYASATPLKGLVHGEGRSADGGSWRRWTARDVPKLVPEPSMPGYSEMLAYVHVSTYKTWEDVGRFYWGLVKDQLRVTDDVRAAAQEAVKGIPDGDEAARIRAVYDFVVSRTRYVGLEFGINSFKPYPVETILARRFGDCKDKASLMHAMLESLGIDSRLTLLRMKRLGGIDEAPASLAVFNHAILYVPRHHLFLDGTAEFHGSGELPGDDRGAEVLVVEPEGGSKFFRTPDATPADNFDETRISAHLRPDGSAAVEVKASARGAWTAELRRVFEPADERQARAQEQLARAAFPNVKVTAVSVSDPHDIEKPFETQITATATGFAYPKGDGLQFGPFGHRQSFVETYAQLSKRLLPQRLPLAQRTVVESEVELPAGWTATMPEGARETGPQGSYEIAFTREQGRVVARLTLTLNGGVLQPADYARFRAFLGRLDDALQRRVEATPPAQTAAR
- the proB gene encoding glutamate 5-kinase produces the protein MTNSLRSSFARCRRPVIKIGSAVLAGAAGKAGPPSLDRQKFARLCDDLAAVAQGRTPVVVSSGAVALGVERLELKQRPQEMALKQAAAAAGQSRLMRLYDDELERRGLQCAQVLLTHADIADRGRYLNARRALAELLSRNVVPVINENDTVSVEEIKFGDNDALAAMVVDLVEADLLVILTDAGGVYTSDPRLDAKAERISHLERISAAEEALAGDPGTGLGSGGMLTKLRAARRASEAGIPCAIVPGEPGILTKLLAGEDVGTVVSAQGERRRLRKRWMLDLKARGELRVDDGARAAVIERKKSLLPSGVREVRGTFASGDPVEISTLDGTPFARGLAVYSADEVRRIVGRRSAEIEAALGYRLLDCVVHRDDLVVTQ
- a CDS encoding 2,3-bisphosphoglycerate-dependent phosphoglycerate mutase codes for the protein MPTLVLVRHGQSLWNLENRFTGWVDVPLTEKGETEARRAGELLKGFRFDLAYTSVLSRAEETLRIILETMGARMPIIRDQALNERHYGDLQGLNKEDTAKRYGAAQVKLWRRSYDVPPPNGESLELTAKRTLPFFDRCIAGDLRLGKNVLVVAHGNSNRSIVMQLDRLTGEQVIALELATGAPLVYEMAQDGTTVQSKRILG
- the rsfS gene encoding ribosome silencing factor, with product MRSPTQIALSRQQAGPERAAARAAARVDEESQRTAVAAARAALEKKAEDVVVLDLRGVSGYTDFLVIGSGGSDRQLEAIAESVEKELTTNGHRVIGSEGQRGGRWVLLDFGDVVVHVFHGDERAHYDLEGLWADAPRIEVE